GCTCTGGCACTGATGACGGTCATGCCAGACGTTCATTTGAACCGCCTGCTCCTGACGTTCAGCAGAAACTCGGAATTTCTCCGCCAGCACGGCTATTCACTGCGCTATGCGAGGTGCAACTCCTGAGCAGTAGGTAGAGTGAAGTGGTTTAACGCGGAAAAGGGTTACGGGTTCATCGAGACGGAGGGCAGCCCCGACGTGTTCGCGCATTTCAGCGCGATTCAGGCCCAGGGCTTCAAGAAGCTCAACGAGGGGGATGAGGTCGAGTTCGAGATTGAGCCCGGCCAGCGCGGCAAAGGCCCCCAGGCCAAGAACATCGTCGTGACCAAGGCGGCCCCGGCGAGCGCGAGCAGCGGCAGCTCCAGCGGCGGTGGCTACAGCAGCCGTCCCCCCCGCCGCGACCGCGACGACCGCTGGTAAGCGGAAAGGCGAGCAAGTTCAAGCCCCCAGCCGGAAAGGTTGGGGGTTTTTGCTATGTCCGGCGGTAGAGGACGTGAAAGGTGTCCACGAGCTTGAAAACCGCCTCCCCTACCCTGGCCTCTCCGTGGGGCATAGGTGGACGGCTGTTTGGAGCTGCCCAATCCTCACCCGCTCCCCCGGTCAAGATATAGAGGGCGTTTCACTCCCCATCGGGCAGTCTGGGCAAAGCCTGTTCATCCAGCGTGCGCCAAGTTTCCGCCGCGTCCAACAAGAGTTCCCGTGTAGGACGACCGAAATACAGCTCCGCGAAGTCTTCGTCATACCAGCCGAGCCGAAAAGCGGAGGCAAACGGCGAAAGCGCCATTTCCCCATCCTCGTCGTAAGTGAACCTCAGGGCATGAAGGAGCGTTTGTTCGTCTGGAGACCTGACGGCCCAAAGCGTTACCACTTCCGGCTGAGACAAGCTCACCTCAACTCCCGCCGCAGCCCCGCCGCCATCTGGAACCACTCGCGTTCCTGGCGGCGGTAGAGGCCCGTGGCCCGCTGCTCCGTCTTGGCAAGCTGGTCGAGAAGTTGCCCTGCCTCTGCCTGTCTCCCCTGCTTGAGCAGAAAGGCGGCGTAACGGGCGCGAGGCTCCTCCGTCGTGGCGGCGGTCATCGCTTCCCGGTAGGTCCCGTCGGCCTCGGCGGTCTTGCCCTGTGCCTCCTGCGCCTGGGCGAGCAGGGTCAGGCTGCGAGTGCGAGTGGCCGCGCTCGTCTTGAGGTCCACCCGGTTGAGAAGCCCTTCGGCGGCGGCGGCGTTGCCCCGGGCGAGTTCGAGTTCGGCGCTGGTGAGCAGCACCACCGGATCGTCCTCGTAGATGCCGCTCAGGAGGGGTTGCAGCGTCGCCTGCGCCTCATCGGGACGGCCCGCCCGGGCCAGGAGGGTGGCGAGGTCGGCGCGGTTGGCGAGGGTGTCGCTCTCGGCGAGCCGCTCCTGTGCCTCGCGAATGCGGGTGTCGAGCGGCTTGATCGCCTCCAGCCCCGCCCCTATCGCGGCTCCGGCTCGTCGCCCGCTGCCCCGCAGCGTGGGCAGGAACTCCAGGAAGAAGTAGACCAGCACGCCCAGGAAACCGCCCACGAACAGGCTGAACCCCAGCAGGGCAATCCAGATCGCTCCGCGCCGGGTCACGATGGCGTGGATCAGGAAGACGACGTTCAGGATGGTAAAGAGGGTAAACAACCAGGGCGCCTGGTTGAAGATGGCAAGCGGATTCATACCTTGATGGTACGGGCTGACGCCGCCGGACGTTCCGCGCCCCGGGCTTGTTCGGGAGACCATTTAGGCGGCCAGGGCTTGACACAACCCCGCCGCCACCCTATACTTCCTGGTCGCCGACCATGATGGGTTCGGACAGGAGAGCTTTGCAGGTAAGGGTCGCTCCGCTTTTGGACTCCTCAATCTAACAGTTTTCTTCAGGGGCACAGCCGAAGGTGGCTGGGGTCCCGCCTGCGCCGTTCTCTGCCCCGGGGCGGCACAGGGCATCAGCCTGGGCGCGAGGTGTGAATGAGCCTGAATAGCCAGAAACCGCGCATCGAGCGTTTCGGTGAGATCACCGAAGTGATCCCGCTGCCGAACCTGACCGAAGTGCAGGTGAACTCCTTCCGGGCGTTCCTGCAAGCCGACAAAGCGCCCGACCGCCGCGACAACACCGGCCTCCAGAGCGCCTTCCGCGAGGTCTTCCCCATCGACGAGACCGAGAAGGGCCGCTCCACGGGCCTCGTGCTCGACTTCTTGGAATACCGCCTCGGCGAGCCGCCCTACACCCCCGAGGAGTGCCGCGAGAAGGACCTGACCTACCAGGCGCCGATGTATGCCAAACTCCAATTGATCCACAAGGACAGCGGCCTGATCAAGGAAGATCAGGTGTTCCTGGGTGACCTACCGCTGATGACCGAGGACGGCTCGTTTGTCATCAACGGGGCCGACCGCGTGGTGATCAGCCAGATCCATCGCTCGCCCGGCGTGTACTTCACCTCCTCCTACAAGGGCATCAAGAAGCTCTACACCGCCGCCATCATCCCCATGCCCAAGCGCGGGCCGTGGATTGAGCTGGAGATGAATGCGGGCGTGCTGGAGATGAAGGTCAACAAGCGCAAGTTCCCGGTGGCGATGCTGCTGCGGGTGCTGGGCTACGACGACGCCCAGCTCCGCTCACTGTTCACCGAGTTCGAGCCCGACCTGGAACTCCCCGAGGACAAGAGCGCGGGCATGAGCGCCGACGAGGCCCTGCTGCGCCTCTTCACCGTGCTGCGCCCCGGCGACCCGCCCAAGCGCGACAAGGCGATCCAGTACCTCTACGGGCTGCTCGCCGACCCCAAGCGCTACGACCTGGGCGAGCCGGGCCGCTTCAAGATGAACACCAAGCTGGGCGTGAACCGCGAGGAGCGCACCCTGCTGACCTTCCAGGACGGCAAGTTCAGCGACGCGGGCCTGGTGGACACCATCCGTTACTTGATGGCGCTGCAACGCGGCCTGGAGACCGTGGGCCTGGGTGCGGACGAGGACGGCGTGGTGAACGAGGTGCCCGTCACGGAAGACGACATCGACCACCTCGGCAACCGGCGTGTGCGCACGGTGGGCGAACTGCTCGCCGACCAGCTCCGGGTGGGCATGGGCCGCATGGCGCGCGGCGTGCGCGAGCGGATGCTGCTGGGCAACCCCGACGCCGCGACGCCGACCAAGCTCGTGAACAACCGTCCCATCGTGGCGGCGATGCGCGAGTTCTTCGGACGCAGCCAGCTTTCCCAGTTCAAGGACCAGACCAACCCGCTTTCGGATTTGCGCCACAAGCGGCGTATCTCGGCCCTGGGGCCGGGCGGCCTGACCCGTGAGCGCGCGGGCTTCGACGTGCGCGACGTGCACCGCACGCACTACGGACGTATCTGCCCCATCGAGACGCCGGAAGGGGCCAACATCGGCCTGATCTCCTCGCTGTCGAGCTACAGCAAGGTCAACGAGCTGGGCTTCATCGAGGCGCCGTACCGCCGGGTCGAGGGCGGCCAGGTCACCGACGACGTGATCTATATGACCGCCGACATCGAGGACCGCTACACCATCGCGCAGGCGAACTCGCCGCTGAACGCGGACGGCACCTTCGCCGACGAGCGTGTGCTGGCCCGCCGCAAGGGTGACCCGCTACTGTACACGCCCGACGAAGTGGACTTCATGGACGTGTCGCCCAAGCAGATCGTCTCGATCAACACCTCGCTGATCCCCTTCCTGGAACACGACGACGCGAACCGCGCCCTGATGGGTTCCAACATGCAGTCGCAGGCCGTGCCGCTCGTGCGCGCCGACTCCCCCGCCGTGGGCACCGGCGTCGAGGAGCGCGTGGTCACCGACTCGGGCACCAGCGTGATCAGCGACGTGACGGGCCGCGTGAGCTACGTGGACTCGCGCGTGATCCAGGTGACGCTGACCGAGGACGCGCCGCAGGCGGGCATGGTGACGGGCAACATCCGCACCTTCGAACTCGTGCGCTTCACCCGCTCCAACCAGGGCACCAACCTCGACCAGCACCCCATTGTGAGCGTGGGCGAGGACGTGCGGCCCGGGCAGGTCATCGCGGACGGCCCCGCCTCCGACCTCGGGCGCCTCGCGCTCGGCCAGAACATCACCATCGCCATCATGCCCTTCGACGGCTTCAACTTCGAGGACGCGATCTGCATCTCGGAGGGGCTTGTCCGCAAGGATTTCTACACCTCGGTCCACATCGAGAAGGACGAGATCGAGGCCCGCGACACCAAGCTCGGCCCGGAGAAGATCACCCGTGACATCCCCGGCCTCTCGGAAGCCGCGCTCCGTGACCTCGACGAGGACGGCATCGTGCGCGTCGGAGCAGAAGTCAAGCCCGGCGACATCCTCGTGGGCAAGACGAGCTTCAAGGGCGAGAGCGAGCCGACCCCCGAGGAGCGTCTGCTGCGCTCGATCTTCGGCGAGAAGGCGCGCGAGGTGAAGGACACCTCCCTGCGCGTGCAGTCCGGTCAGGGCGGCATCGTGGTGAAGACGGTGCGCTTCCGCCGCGGCGACGAGGGCGTGGACCTCAAGCCCGGCGTGCGCGAGATGGTGCGCGTGTACGTGGCCCAGAAGCGCCAGCTTCAGGTCGGCGACAAGGTGGCGAACCGCCACGGGAACAAGGGCGTGGTCTCCAAGATTCTGCCCCCCGAGGACATGCCGTACCTGGAAGACGGCACCCCCGTGGACCTCGTGTTCAACCCGCTCGGCGTGCCCAGCCGCATGAACCTCGGCCAGATTCTCGAAACGCACCTCGGCGAGGTCGCGCGCCTGACCGGGCAGAAGTTCGTGACGCCCGTGTTCGACTCCGCCACCGAGGTCGCCATCAAGGAGATGCTGGAGGTCGCCGCTGCCGAACGCCTGCAACGCCGCAAGGACGAGGGCTTCGAGGTGGACAAGCGCGAGCAGGAGGTGCTGGAGCGCGCCGGGAAGCTCGGCGTGATCAACGCGCCCGGCGAGGACTACGAGCCCGCCCAGATGCAGCTTGCGCGCACCGGCAAGAGCGTCCTCTTCGACGGGCGCACCGGTGAGCCGATCTCCGGCCCGGTCGTGGTGGGCACGATGTACGTCATGAAGCTCTACCACATGGTCGAGGACAAGCTGCACGCGCGCTCGACCGGCCCGTACAGCCTCATCACCCAGCAGCCGCTCGGCGGCAAGGCGCAGTTCGGCGGCCAGCGGTTCGGCGAGATGGAAGTGTGGGCGCTGGAAGCCTACGGAGCGGCGCACACGCTGCAAGAAATGCTGACGATCAAGTCCGACGACATCGACGGACGCGACGCCGCCTACCAGAGCATCGTCAAGGGCGAGGAGGTGTCGGGAAGCACCATCCCCGAGTCCTTCAAGGTGCTCGTCAAGGAACTCCACTCCCTCGGCCTGGATGTCGAGGTGCTCGATAACGGCGACAAGGCCGTGGACATCTTCGAAGGGATGATGCCGAAGCGGTAAGGATGAGAGGACTTCAGCGCAACCGAACCCAAACGCAACGCAGATTCACCCGTGTTGTAGGTGCGTTGAACGCCTCCATCCTGACGATCTTGGCAATTATGCTCCTTGTGTCCGCGAACTACAGGAACAACAGCACCCAGATGTTATTGGCTGGTTTTTTCCTGATCTCGACTGTCTTGTTCAACGTGTGGTTGGCCTTTGACGTAGAGAGAAGCGGCACGAGGGGGAACGCCTCACAGGAGCCTGAATGAAAGACTTCAACAAGGTCCGCATCGCCATCGCTAGCCCCGCGAAGATTCGTGAGTGGTCGTTCGGCGAGGTCGAGAAGCCGGAAACCATCAACTACCGTACCCTGAAGCCCGAGCGCGAAGGTCTCTTCGACGAGCGCATCTTCGGGCCGATGAAGGACTACGAGTGCGCCTGCGGGAAGTACAAGCGCCAGCGGTACGAGGGCAAGGTCTGCGAGCGCTGCGGCGTCGAGGTGACCTCCTCCAAGGTCCGGCGCTACCGCATGGGCCACATCGACCTTGCCACGCCCGCCGCGCACATCTGGTACGTGAAGGACACGCCGAGCAAGATCGGCACCCTGCTCGACCTGTCCGCC
This sequence is a window from Deinococcus planocerae. Protein-coding genes within it:
- a CDS encoding cold-shock protein — translated: MKWFNAEKGYGFIETEGSPDVFAHFSAIQAQGFKKLNEGDEVEFEIEPGQRGKGPQAKNIVVTKAAPASASSGSSSGGGYSSRPPRRDRDDRW
- a CDS encoding immunity 22 family protein; its protein translation is MVPDGGGAAAGVEVSLSQPEVVTLWAVRSPDEQTLLHALRFTYDEDGEMALSPFASAFRLGWYDEDFAELYFGRPTRELLLDAAETWRTLDEQALPRLPDGE
- a CDS encoding DNA-directed RNA polymerase subunit beta; this translates as MSLNSQKPRIERFGEITEVIPLPNLTEVQVNSFRAFLQADKAPDRRDNTGLQSAFREVFPIDETEKGRSTGLVLDFLEYRLGEPPYTPEECREKDLTYQAPMYAKLQLIHKDSGLIKEDQVFLGDLPLMTEDGSFVINGADRVVISQIHRSPGVYFTSSYKGIKKLYTAAIIPMPKRGPWIELEMNAGVLEMKVNKRKFPVAMLLRVLGYDDAQLRSLFTEFEPDLELPEDKSAGMSADEALLRLFTVLRPGDPPKRDKAIQYLYGLLADPKRYDLGEPGRFKMNTKLGVNREERTLLTFQDGKFSDAGLVDTIRYLMALQRGLETVGLGADEDGVVNEVPVTEDDIDHLGNRRVRTVGELLADQLRVGMGRMARGVRERMLLGNPDAATPTKLVNNRPIVAAMREFFGRSQLSQFKDQTNPLSDLRHKRRISALGPGGLTRERAGFDVRDVHRTHYGRICPIETPEGANIGLISSLSSYSKVNELGFIEAPYRRVEGGQVTDDVIYMTADIEDRYTIAQANSPLNADGTFADERVLARRKGDPLLYTPDEVDFMDVSPKQIVSINTSLIPFLEHDDANRALMGSNMQSQAVPLVRADSPAVGTGVEERVVTDSGTSVISDVTGRVSYVDSRVIQVTLTEDAPQAGMVTGNIRTFELVRFTRSNQGTNLDQHPIVSVGEDVRPGQVIADGPASDLGRLALGQNITIAIMPFDGFNFEDAICISEGLVRKDFYTSVHIEKDEIEARDTKLGPEKITRDIPGLSEAALRDLDEDGIVRVGAEVKPGDILVGKTSFKGESEPTPEERLLRSIFGEKAREVKDTSLRVQSGQGGIVVKTVRFRRGDEGVDLKPGVREMVRVYVAQKRQLQVGDKVANRHGNKGVVSKILPPEDMPYLEDGTPVDLVFNPLGVPSRMNLGQILETHLGEVARLTGQKFVTPVFDSATEVAIKEMLEVAAAERLQRRKDEGFEVDKREQEVLERAGKLGVINAPGEDYEPAQMQLARTGKSVLFDGRTGEPISGPVVVGTMYVMKLYHMVEDKLHARSTGPYSLITQQPLGGKAQFGGQRFGEMEVWALEAYGAAHTLQEMLTIKSDDIDGRDAAYQSIVKGEEVSGSTIPESFKVLVKELHSLGLDVEVLDNGDKAVDIFEGMMPKR